In the genome of Methylotenera mobilis JLW8, the window AAAACCATGCACAAAGCCTTGCCCCGCAGCGTCACCAAAATAATAAGTCACCAGCGTTAGCACAATTACTCGGGTAACGTTTGCCGCAAATGAAATCGGAATAATAAGCAATGCCAATGTGATATTGCGGAACAAAGAATCATGTTTTACAAGGCTAAGATACAATAAGCCAAGTGCTTCGAGTGAAATCAACGTATGCATACCGGCACAAGCATCTGCCACTAACAATTGGTATTGCCCTATTTGCAACACCACCCCATTACGGGCAATTGGATAGTCAAACCAGTAAAGTACATGTTCAGCCACAATGGATACAGCGATTTTCATGGGCAATGTCACTGCATCAACAAAAAACCCCGGCAGCGGAATCATGAACAATATAAAAAACAATGGAAACCATAGGGCCCTGAGCGTTGAAACACCTCGTGTAATTAATAAAATACCACTCAAGACAAATATCTGAGACCCAATATCAAGCATTAGGATATCTTGCGAGCGCCCAATCACATAACAGATCAAACCAAACAACAAGAGTAGCCAACCGCATATCAAACTAATGCGGCTTGGGTGTGCTGTGTTTGTATAAAAAACCGCACGCTTTTGCCAAGTTAAAAACAACACGACAACTAATACTATTGGACCATGCGCTTGATCATCACTCTGCCAAACGCCATTGGCAAGCCCTAAAACAGTTGGAACCAACAATACAAACAATCCCAACAGCACTGGCCACCACTCCAGCATCTCGATTGAGATATAACGCCTAGCCAGTGCGTTAATTTGCATTGATTAATACTCGTTGAGCACAGCACCCACAACATGTGCACCTATGCTTTTAATTTGGTCTGTCAGATTTACTAAATCAGCCAATTTGGTTTTATGCTTACGAGAAACCAATAAAGCACCGCCAGTGCGGGCCACAATAGCTTGAAAATCTGCGTTGTTATCTGCTGGCGGGGTATCGATAATGACAATATCGTATTCATTACCCACTCCTGCGAGTAGCTCTCTAAACGTACTACGGCTTAACAGCTCCTGCGGATTGGGCGGCAACGTGCCAGCACCTAAGACTGAAAGCCCCATAAAAGACTCAATACGAACAATGACCTCTTCTTTAGTAGCACGGCCAGCTAGAATATCGGATAAACCACGATTTTCTTGCAGATTAAATAACTCACGCTGCCTTGGCTGGCGCATATTGGCATCAATCAGCAAGGTTTTTTCACCGAGTTGAGAAAAAACGACTGCCAGATTAGCTGCAGTATGACTACTGCCATCACCAGCTTGCGTGGCAACAATCGCGATCATCGTGCCATGTTCAGAAAACCAGCGTAACACTAGCTGACTACGCAAAGCTCGTAGTGCCTCCACCTGTGGAGAAAATGGCATGTAAGCTGCAACCAACTTTGGACTGAAGTCGCCTTGACCAGCCTGTAAATAAGGATAATCAAACTGCTGCGCGAGCACCTGGCTAATATCCGCATCAGTAATTAAGCCTAACTTCAGTGCGGCATCACCAAAGCGAATGCCTTTATCTTTTTGTAAGCGCAGCACGCGCTCAGCATCTACTGGCGATATTTTGCCTTGCTCTAATAACAAGCGGCCAATACTTGTATCTCGCTTCAACATCGTAGGTGTTTCTTTGAGGCTAGTTGTTAGATTCAACGTTTCTGTCATAGCACCCTGCCTTAGTTCTTGAAGCTTAAATAATTGGAATTTTTGGTCTTGCTAGAGCGCAAGAGTGGGATAAAGCGTCGACGGCGTGGCTGCTCCAAGCTATCACTCACAATAACACCAAGCACAGGTATCGCAACCCCCTCTTGAATATCATCTGCAGAGCGCACTCGACGATCCAGCAATTCGGCTAACAACGCAAAACCTACACCTAACAACGTCCCTAAAAATATAGCCAGAATTAGATTAACCAGCGTTTTAGGGCTTGAATGCTTAATAGGCGGTACAGCTGGATTCAAAATACCCACATCAGTTTGATTGCCCTGGCCTTCTAAGCTAGTTTGCGTAAAGCGCTGATTTACTGCCTCTAAAGCACGCTGGGCGTTATCTACGTCTTTTTGCAACAGCGCCAATTGGTCGCGTGTGCGATTAAGTGCTAACACTTTTGTCTTTTGCGCAGCCACTTGTGCGCGCAGCTCACCTTCACGCTGCTGATGAATACGAGCTGTGCCGCCAACATTAGCCGTAGCGTTACGCAGAGCCTCTTGATACTCTGATTTAATTTTATCAGCCTCTGCCTTTGCAGACTGATACTGTGGGTGGTTCTGCCCCAAACGCTGTGCAATGTCGGCTAACTTCGCATCTGTACTGGAAATTTGCACCTTGAGGCTTTGCACTAAGGGATTTGCTGCAACATCTGGTGACTGCTCAGCATTACCACGTGTACCATTCTGACGCGACGATGCTTCAATAGCGTTGCCTTGTGCAGCGACCAGTTGTGCAGTAAGCTCATTGAGCTTTGCACTTTCAGCATCAAATTGTTCGATACCACTGGTGATACCATTCTCTTGTTGGTAAGCTGAGAGGTTAGTTTGTGCAACCTTTAAATTTTCACGCAGCACTTTGGTTTGCGTACCTAAATACGTAGATGCGATTTGTGCCGGAGCCGTTTTAAGCTGCAAGCTGGTTTCTTGATAAGCTACGGCAAATGCATTAGCGACAATTGCTGCGAACTCTGGGTCTGCACCCGTAAAAGATAACTCAATCACACTGCTTTCACGTGAAGGCTGCACATCTAATTTTTTTAGTAACAAACCAGCAAACCAGTTACGAATATCACCCCGACCTTGAGTCGCCTCTTGAAACTGCGCTTGTGCTTGCGTACTGTTGGTAAACTTTAACGCATCCACTACTTTTACCGCCACATTTTGGCTAGTAATAATATCTACCTGTGTAGCCATGTAGCCAGGCATCAATTGGGCCGGCAACGCAATCCCTGTAACAGGATCCATCCCCTTATAATTTAATATCAGCGAAGTGGTAGCAGTATAAGATTTAGGAATCAGCAGGCTAACCACCAATGTAATGGTCACAGTGGTAACGAATGTTAGTAAAATAATCTTAAAGCGCGCTTTAAGAATTAATAAAAACTGCGAGAAATTCATAATATAGAAGTAGATTCTTTCAATTAAGCAATACCTAGAACAAGCTTTCTTTTACATATAGCACATCATCTGGCTGCACTTTTTCAGTGAGGTCAGGGCTAAACTCCATCACATCCCCATCTAAGTTGCGGCGATGCAACTTAATACCTCTTTGCGTACCACGAATTGTTGGGCCGCCGCCTTGCGCTAGCGCTTGAATCACGGTCATATCACGCTCCATGCGAAAAGTACCTGGGCGTTGTACTTCACCATAAATGTAGATTAAAGGTACACGAGATACGTAAATCACATCACCGCTTAAAAGCACCACACTAGCTTCATCTGTGCCTTTACGTAAGGCTTTATCAATATCAACTTCAATATGCGCAGGCATGCCTTCACGCACAGTATTTAGCACTACAGTATCAGCGCCATTGGGGGCAATACCGCCAGCAATAGCTAAAATTTCTGTTAAGTTAGTGGAGCGCTCAAGTGCGTAACGCCCCGGCTTGTTCACGCCACCCAACACGGAAACCATAGCGCTCTGAAATTGCATCACCAAGATATTCACTTGCGGCTGCATGATAAAACCGCCACTTGCTAACATTGATGCGATTTTCTTTTCAGCTTCATTGGTTGTTAAACCACCAACAGACACCTCGCCAATCAGTGGAAATGAAATCACACCAGCTTCAGAGACGCGGGTATCAAGTGATAAGTCAGGATTATTGTGCACGCCAATTTTGAGTACGTCACCCGCGCCTAATTGATAAGATGATTGCGCCGCCATTACAGGTTGCAGCATCAAATTCAAGCATAACGCCATAATGCCAATAACTAGGTGTCGCATCTTATTCCTTATATGTTCATGTAAAGCTATATTATCAAAATAGGGGTTCATAGAGATAATATTGCCCATATTTAACTTTTGCATTGTGGCTAAAGCCCAGATAAGCCTTTTTCAATATTTGCAGCTGGCTTATTTGTTGCCGACTCTGACTTTGGCGTAGAAACCGCTTCAGCAGTTTCTATCTGAGGCTTTTTAAAGGCTGGTGGCTTATCACTTAACGCAGCTGGTTCAAACTTTCTATCCAAGTAAATTACTTTAGCTGCCTCATGCAACCGCTTCATTTCAGCCTCAATGATAGCTTTGCGTTTTTCAGCAATGATTAATTGCTCGACTTGTTTTTTTGTATCATCGTCCGCTGCAGGCGCATTCTTAATCTGCAAAATCTGCGCAATAACATTACCTTGCCGAGCGCGGATAAAAATAATATCCTGTAATTTCATTTTACTAAGCTCAGCTAGCAACGGTGACGGTAGCGTTTCAGAGGCATGTGCAACCTGCTGATGGTTGTATTTAACGCCATGCTCATCAAGCCACTGCATAATTTCAGCCATAGATTTAGCCTTGTCCGCAACCGCATTGAGCTCAGCACTATACGCATCTAATGGTAGTGACAGCTCATCCATCAAGTACATTTTACGGTCTGCGAAAACATCCGCATGTGTGGTCTTATATTGCGCAATATCAGCAACGGTTACCTTAGCCACTTGAGATAATTTTTCATCTATATAAGCTTGAGCCAAAATTTGCGCTTTTGCGCTTTCTATGGCTTGCACAACACGCGGATTACGATCCATCTTTGCATCAATCGCGGCTTGCACAAGCACTTGACGATCAATTAACGCTTGTACGATTTGTTTTGCTGCAGCCTCTTGCTGCTCTGGCTTGACATTCGCTCGTTGCAACTCATTATTGACCTGATGCACGGTAATTTCATCGCCATTGACACGCGCAATGGTTTGGCTCGCTCTAGCAGCGCTATTGTCTTTTTTATTACAGGCAGTCATTTGCAGTGCCATTGCAACCAACACAACAAGCGCAAACATTCGAATATTAGCACTTCCCATATTCGCTAACACCTGCTTTTTGGCCTCGATTAGTTCTTGCATCCGTTTTTCCTCATTTATAACGACAAGAAACTTTGAAGTGATGAAAATATTTCAGAAATCAAAATTTAAGTCTTGATTGCATGTCTCGGCTATTTTTACTTTATATCAACCCCATGCATATAGCCCAATTGGACTATTGTTCATAAACTCAAACATAAAAACGCAACGATTCTCTAAAAAAACAACTGTGAGGAGATTGATGCGGCTGTGTCTTTATAGTCAAAATTTTGCAGAGATGAGTCACGCTTGCTATGCTGCAAGTTAGCACCTATAGTCACACTGCGTAACGGCGTCCAATTTACACCCAAACTTACAGACTTCTCTGTGTCTTCGCGATCAGTGTTGGCGACTACGCTTTGGCCGTCAAAACTACGCCTAGCAATGCCGGCGCTAGCCTGTATATTAATTTTGTTAGTAATCGCCCAAGTTGGAGATAACATCAAGGTATCTCTTGTTGTATAACTACTGTAGTTAGTTTGAAAGCTAGCAACCTGACGAGAGGCATTAACGCTTACTTTTATTTTGCCAGTAGGGGTCCAAACAAAAATCACACTACCAGCCGGCCGTGCGTAATCACGCTGAGAAAAGTGGTCGTGATTGCGATCCACATACGATGCTTTAACATCCAGACGCGATTTGCCAGATAAAATCCAATTAAGACCAGCTTCAACCTCACGCTCATCAAAGCCAGTATCACTTAAGTTGGAAGCATTTAGTGCGCGATTATCGTAGACACCTTTTTTATCATGCATAATCAGGCTAGTAGTCGTACCTGATCGGTAAACATACTTAACCCCAGCATCTACTGAGTTTTGCGTATAATCAGACTCGGCTTGAAATACTTGACCATTTTCTAATGTGTAATGCGTTAGGCCTGCCAATAAATGCCAATTGCCATATGGGGACCAATCTGCATCAAAGCGCCGTGTTTCCGTAGTGCGGATATTTTGCAGCTTCTGATTAGTGTAATCTGTAAAACTATTCAGAGACTGCGCGCGATTGGCAGATAAATTACCCGTTAAATAAGGCGTTAACGCCCATAGCCAAGCAGCTTTGTATTCCGTTGCATCAAAATCAAGATAATCAGCTTTTTGGTAACGGTAGGCTGTTTGCGTAAGATCAAACTTAAAGCGCTGTAGCGAATAAGGTTTATCAACACGAATACCAGCAAAGCTCGTTGTTATCTGGTCTGATTGTTCTGATGCGGATGTGCGAAACAGGTTGTTATCATATTGACGGTTAACCCCCGCAATCACGTTAAACACATCCTGCTCATCAGCGAAAACAAGAACAGGCGAGAAGAAAACAGCAAACAAGACAAGCTTTAGTTTGCTGCTAAGTAAATTTGTTATCAAATCAGCTCCAACATCATTTTGTAACACCGAAGTGCTCGGGAATGAGACGTGTAACAGTCTCACGTATGCGAGCGCCCATGACCTGAAGTAATTTCAAGAGCAACTTATTCGCCATACGCGGATGCTGAAGCAACAGGTCGTTCAAAGTAGCCCTAGTCATCACAGCAAAATCCGTGGGCATGGTGGTAACACAACTAGCAAATCGCACATTACTGTCAACAAACCCCATCTCTCCGACTACGCCTCCCGCTTTAACCTCAACCAGGTACTGGTTATCCATACCATCCATATTCTTTCTCACCACAACCTCGCCACTCAGCACCAGTAGCATAAAGTCACCTTCATCACCCTCGTTCATTACCTTATAGCCTCTAGGAGCTGCATAACATTGCATATAACCACATAGAATCTTGGCTTCATCATAGTCAAACCCGCCAAAAATTTTATTTTGGTTAAACATGTCGCAGATTTCATCTACGTACTGATCCGCTTTGCCTAAGCAAAGTAAATCCGGGTAATTATGTAAAAAATTTTTCGCCATTACAT includes:
- a CDS encoding cyclic nucleotide-binding domain-containing protein, whose translation is MAKNFLHNYPDLLCLGKADQYVDEICDMFNQNKIFGGFDYDEAKILCGYMQCYAAPRGYKVMNEGDEGDFMLLVLSGEVVVRKNMDGMDNQYLVEVKAGGVVGEMGFVDSNVRFASCVTTMPTDFAVMTRATLNDLLLQHPRMANKLLLKLLQVMGARIRETVTRLIPEHFGVTK
- the epsG gene encoding chain length determinant protein tyrosine kinase EpsG, which translates into the protein MTETLNLTTSLKETPTMLKRDTSIGRLLLEQGKISPVDAERVLRLQKDKGIRFGDAALKLGLITDADISQVLAQQFDYPYLQAGQGDFSPKLVAAYMPFSPQVEALRALRSQLVLRWFSEHGTMIAIVATQAGDGSSHTAANLAVVFSQLGEKTLLIDANMRQPRQRELFNLQENRGLSDILAGRATKEEVIVRIESFMGLSVLGAGTLPPNPQELLSRSTFRELLAGVGNEYDIVIIDTPPADNNADFQAIVARTGGALLVSRKHKTKLADLVNLTDQIKSIGAHVVGAVLNEY
- the epsL gene encoding XrtB/PEP-CTERM-associated polysaccharide biosynthesis outer membrane protein EpsL, which produces MITNLLSSKLKLVLFAVFFSPVLVFADEQDVFNVIAGVNRQYDNNLFRTSASEQSDQITTSFAGIRVDKPYSLQRFKFDLTQTAYRYQKADYLDFDATEYKAAWLWALTPYLTGNLSANRAQSLNSFTDYTNQKLQNIRTTETRRFDADWSPYGNWHLLAGLTHYTLENGQVFQAESDYTQNSVDAGVKYVYRSGTTTSLIMHDKKGVYDNRALNASNLSDTGFDEREVEAGLNWILSGKSRLDVKASYVDRNHDHFSQRDYARPAGSVIFVWTPTGKIKVSVNASRQVASFQTNYSSYTTRDTLMLSPTWAITNKINIQASAGIARRSFDGQSVVANTDREDTEKSVSLGVNWTPLRSVTIGANLQHSKRDSSLQNFDYKDTAASISSQLFF
- the epsF gene encoding chain length determinant protein EpsF; the encoded protein is MNFSQFLLILKARFKIILLTFVTTVTITLVVSLLIPKSYTATTSLILNYKGMDPVTGIALPAQLMPGYMATQVDIITSQNVAVKVVDALKFTNSTQAQAQFQEATQGRGDIRNWFAGLLLKKLDVQPSRESSVIELSFTGADPEFAAIVANAFAVAYQETSLQLKTAPAQIASTYLGTQTKVLRENLKVAQTNLSAYQQENGITSGIEQFDAESAKLNELTAQLVAAQGNAIEASSRQNGTRGNAEQSPDVAANPLVQSLKVQISSTDAKLADIAQRLGQNHPQYQSAKAEADKIKSEYQEALRNATANVGGTARIHQQREGELRAQVAAQKTKVLALNRTRDQLALLQKDVDNAQRALEAVNQRFTQTSLEGQGNQTDVGILNPAVPPIKHSSPKTLVNLILAIFLGTLLGVGFALLAELLDRRVRSADDIQEGVAIPVLGVIVSDSLEQPRRRRFIPLLRSSKTKNSNYLSFKN
- the epsE gene encoding polysaccharide export protein EpsE, whose protein sequence is MRHLVIGIMALCLNLMLQPVMAAQSSYQLGAGDVLKIGVHNNPDLSLDTRVSEAGVISFPLIGEVSVGGLTTNEAEKKIASMLASGGFIMQPQVNILVMQFQSAMVSVLGGVNKPGRYALERSTNLTEILAIAGGIAPNGADTVVLNTVREGMPAHIEVDIDKALRKGTDEASVVLLSGDVIYVSRVPLIYIYGEVQRPGTFRMERDMTVIQALAQGGGPTIRGTQRGIKLHRRNLDGDVMEFSPDLTEKVQPDDVLYVKESLF
- a CDS encoding EpsD family peptidyl-prolyl cis-trans isomerase, with amino-acid sequence MQELIEAKKQVLANMGSANIRMFALVVLVAMALQMTACNKKDNSAARASQTIARVNGDEITVHQVNNELQRANVKPEQQEAAAKQIVQALIDRQVLVQAAIDAKMDRNPRVVQAIESAKAQILAQAYIDEKLSQVAKVTVADIAQYKTTHADVFADRKMYLMDELSLPLDAYSAELNAVADKAKSMAEIMQWLDEHGVKYNHQQVAHASETLPSPLLAELSKMKLQDIIFIRARQGNVIAQILQIKNAPAADDDTKKQVEQLIIAEKRKAIIEAEMKRLHEAAKVIYLDRKFEPAALSDKPPAFKKPQIETAEAVSTPKSESATNKPAANIEKGLSGL
- the xrtB gene encoding exosortase B, producing the protein MQINALARRYISIEMLEWWPVLLGLFVLLVPTVLGLANGVWQSDDQAHGPIVLVVVLFLTWQKRAVFYTNTAHPSRISLICGWLLLLFGLICYVIGRSQDILMLDIGSQIFVLSGILLITRGVSTLRALWFPLFFILFMIPLPGFFVDAVTLPMKIAVSIVAEHVLYWFDYPIARNGVVLQIGQYQLLVADACAGMHTLISLEALGLLYLSLVKHDSLFRNITLALLIIPISFAANVTRVIVLTLVTYYFGDAAGQGFVHGFAGLLLFVVALLLIMLVDSLLQYLSKWFGSTYLERSKGCMSQ